Proteins co-encoded in one Mastacembelus armatus chromosome 24, fMasArm1.2, whole genome shotgun sequence genomic window:
- the ccdc25 gene encoding coiled-coil domain-containing protein 25, with product MVFYFTSAVVEPPYTLYMGKDKYENEDLIKYGWPEDIWFHVDKLSSAHVYLRLPKGLTIDDIPPEVLIDCAQLVKNNSIQGCKMNNINVVYTPWANLKKTGDMDVGQIGFHRQKEVKIVAVEKKINEIVNRLEKTKVERFPDLAAEKESRDREERNEKKAQLQEQKRREKEEQKRKKEMEELRSYSTLMKSENMQTNEDGYDSDDFM from the exons atggtgTTTTACTTCACAAGTGCCG TGGTGGAGCCTCCCTACACGTTATACATGGGAAAGGACAAGTATGAAA ATGAAGATCTAATAAAGTACGGGTGGCCTGAAGATATCTG GTTTCATGTGGACAAACTGTCTTCAGCTCACGTTTATCTGAGATTACCAAAG GGTCTGACCATAGATGATATTCCCCCAGAGGTGCTGATAGACTGTGCACAGCTTGTGAAAAACAATAGCATCCAAG GCTGTAAGATGAACAACATCAACGTGGTTTATACACCATGGGCCAACCTGAAGAAAACTGGGGACATGGACGTAGGACAGATTGGCTTCCATCGACAGAAAGAG GTAAAGATCGTGGcagtggaaaagaaaatcaatgagATTGTAAACCGTCTGGAGAAAACTAAAGTAGAACGCTTCCCCGACCTGGCAGCAGAGAAGGAGTCGAGAGATagagaggagaggaatgaaaagaaagcTCAACTCCAAgaacagaagaggagagagaaggaagagcagaagaggaaaaaagagatgGAAGAACTCAG GAGCTATTCAACACTGATGAAGtctgaaaacatgcaaactaaTGAG GATGGCTATGATTCAGATGACTTCATGTAA
- the tmem214 gene encoding transmembrane protein 214, with amino-acid sequence MASNNGSAGKWEVVKKGKKSHSSGGGKNPAEKKTGNGGRKALGESNQPSRPPLKMSETLFDSFEKMGKKQNKEQVPPPADPQNKKPSSSKSSKKSHSSNAVTSSTHKTLEEAFKALDVEDLKQQLARSQTLFPGNPSVWVKDLAGYLNLNLTAPETEPTLSSYAHDYPYCLTGKELRGVIKGLIGRCSEILPDFFDHCVYTMLRELDRQSGEPLHGYRVCIQAILQDKPKIATQNLSEYLELLRSVQNRPVKCLTIMWALGQAGFYDLSQGLRVWLGIMLPVLGVKSLSAYAIAYLERLLLLHANLTKGFGIMGPKEFFPLLDFAFMPKNALPSSLQEQLRRLYPRLKVLAFGAKPENTLHTYLPSFLSRATPHCPDDMKRELLSSMTECLCVDVQSLGVWRQLYTKHLPQSSLLLNHLLKSWNVLPPKLRKNLEETIQSFRVTNEEMRDSIESRDLQECNNLCQNLQVKMRGHGFPWTKLVMVLLVFAGGFIAHDIRSHGSFTDSTTARYLHSSGATAVSQQAWSKITVYSKQGFNWLETNTPYYYSECARVLGPLMEQGLEKAKAGAMFISENTTQLILWVKEKTPLVIEWVNANTPDSVFQVLAYLRELLLFLHQNYILPALAYISELLQRAWSNLQDSCNGEVSVSCLQGHALSFTNSTWQLLQHTTSAIKTWAQELLTRA; translated from the exons ATGGCTTCAAATAATGGCTCAGCCGGCAAATGGGAGGTCgtgaagaaaggaaagaaaagccACAGCTCAGGAGGAGGGAAGAACCCGGCGGAGAAGAAAACCGGCAACGGGGGAAGAAAAGCCCTCGGTGAATCTAACCAGCCATCCAGAC CGCCCCTGAAGATGTCAGAGACTCTGTTTGACAGTTTCGAGAagatggggaaaaaacagaacaaggaGCAGGTTCCACCACCAGCTGATCCTCAAAACAAAAAGCCTTCATCAAGTAAATCATCTAAGAAATCACACTCCAGCAATGCAGTCACCTCCTCAACTCACAAGACCCTAGAGGAAGCCTTCAAAGCT ttGGATGTTGAGGATCTGAAGCAGCAGTTGGCTCGCAGCCAGACCCTATTCCCAGGAAACCCATCAGTGTGGGTCAAAGATCTGGCAGGATACCTCAACCTCAATCTGACTGCGCCAGAGACTGAGCCCACACTCAGCAGTTATGCTCACG ACTACCCATACTGCCTTACAGGGAAAGAGCTGAGAGGTGTGATCAAAGGCCTCATTGGACGTTGCAGCGAAATTCTGCCAGATTTCTTCGACCACTGCGTTTACACTATGCTCAGGGAGCTGGACAGACAGTCGG GAGAACCGCTACATGGCTACAGAGTGTGCATTCAGGCAATCCTGCAGGACAAACCCAAAATAGCTACCCAAAACCTGTCTGAG TATTTGGAGTTACTACGGTCAGTTCAGAATCGCCCAGTGAAGTGTTTGACCATCATGTGGGCTCTGGGCCAAGCTGGATTTTATGACCTGAGCCAGGGACTAAGAG tgtggCTGGGTATTATGCTGCCTGTACTGGGAGTGAAGTCCTTGTCTGCATATGCCATTGCTTATCTGGAGCGCCTTCTTCT ACTTCATGCAAACCTGACAAAGGGATTTGGCATCATGGGTCCAAAAGAGTTCTTTCCTTTACTGGATTTTGCTTTTATGCCCAAGAATGCTCTGCCATCAAG TCTCCAGGAGCAGCTCAGGCGCCTGTACCCTCGACTTAAAGTCCTTGCATTTGGAGCCAAACCTGAgaacacattacacacatatctgccatcatttttgtccagagCCACCCCGCACTGTCCAGATGACATGAAGAGAGAG CTTCTCAGCAGCATgactgagtgtttgtgtgtggatgtacaGAGTCTAGGAGTGTGGAGGCAGCTCTATACCAAACACTTACCACAGTCCAG tctgctGTTGAATCATTTATTGAAGTCTTGGAATGTCCTGCCTCCAAAG CTGCGGAAAAACCTCGAAGAAACAATCCAGTCTTTTAGAGTGACCAATGAGGAAATGAGAGACAGCATTGAATCTCGGGACCTTCAGGAGTGCAATAACCTCTGCCAG aatCTGCAGGTGAAGATGCGTGGTCATGGGTTTCCCTGGACCAAATTGGTCATGGTTCTGCTTGTGTTTGCTGGTGGCTTCATTGCACATGACATCAGATCTCATGGTTCCTTCACAG attcCACCACAGCCAGGTACCTGCACAGCTCAGGGGCCACAGCCGTATCTCAGCAGGCCTGGAGCAAAATAACAGTCTACTCAAAACAAGGCTTCAA CTGGTTGGAGACAAACACTCCATATTATTACTCTGAGTGTGCTCGAGTTTTGGGGCCACTAATGGAACAAGGTTtggaaaaagcaaaagcagGAGCCATGTTCATCTCTGAAAACACCACTCAGTTAATCCTTTGGGTAAAAGAAAAGACACCGCTGGTCATAGAATGG GTGAATGCCAACACTCCAGACAGCGTGTTCCAGGTGTTGGCATACCTGAGAgagctcctcctcttcctccatcagAACTACATCCTGCCAGCACTAGCATACATATCTGAACTGCTGCAGCGAGCATGGAGTAACCTGCAGGACTCCTGCAA TGGTGAGGTGTCTGTATCATGTCTGCAGGGGCATGCATTGTCCTTTACCAACTCAACATGGCAACTGCTCCAACACACAACCTCTGCCATCAAGACATGGGCTCAGGAGCTGCTGACGCGGGCGTGA